The Neodiprion fabricii isolate iyNeoFabr1 chromosome 4, iyNeoFabr1.1, whole genome shotgun sequence genome window below encodes:
- the LOC124181491 gene encoding SPRY domain-containing protein 7, with protein sequence MFCCLRNCFDGLGLSTTQMPKREPNPITLDTSHMGHEVVIVKNGLRVCGRGAALTNAPLAQSKSYFEVKIQQGGVWAVGLATRSTELNTTVGGSDQESWALNSDGIIRHNSEELHKVQNIAQEGDIIGISYDHIELNFYLNGKLLDVPITGIKVTTYPILYVDDGAILDIILDDFIYPPPNGFEKIMLEQSLL encoded by the exons ATGTTTTGCTGTTTGAGAAACTGCTTCGACGGCCTCGGCCTGTCGACAACGCAAATGCCAAAAAGGGAACCGAACCCTATCACCCTAGACACTTCTCATATGG GTCACGAGGTTGTGATTGTAAAGAATGGTCTGAGAGTATGTGGGCGAGGCGCAGCTCTGACGAATGCACCTTTGGCACAGAGCAAAAGTTACTTCGAGGTGAAAATCCAGCAAGGCGGAGTTTGGGCGGTTGGTTTAGCAACGCGTTCTACGGAACTGAATACTACCGTAGGGGGAAGTGATCAGGAAAGTTGGGCCTTGAATTCAGATGGCATAATACGTCATAATTCAGAGGAATTGCACAAGGTCCAGAACATCGCTCAGGAGGGCGACATAATT gGCATTTCCTATGATCATATAGAATTGAACTTCTATTTGAATGGAAAGCTCCTGGATGTTCCTATTACAGGAATAAAAGTAACCACATATCCCATCCTCTATG TCGACGACGGAGCTATTTTAGATATAATATTGGATGATTTCATATACCCGCCACCAAAtgggtttgaaaaaataatgctggAGCAATCATTGCTCTAG